Genomic window (Myxococcales bacterium):
TGGTCGAAGTTATTGTTACAGCTAGCTTTTCAGAGGTTACTTAAATTGGCGGTTAACAACTTCCAAACTCCTTGCATAAAGGGGCGCCTATGATAATTCTGGCTCGATGAGGAAAAACATTGTAGTATTCGACATAGAGACAAAAAACGCCTTTTCAGATGTCGGGGGGAGGAACAATCTCAAGGAGCTTGGGATATCCGTCCTTGGGCTTTACGATTATGCCGATGCTCAGTACAAAATTTACGAGGAGAAAGAGCTCACCATATTCGTGGAAAGGCTGCAGAAGTCTCCTCTTCTTGTAGGATTCAACAGCAGGAAGTTCGATGTCCCGGTGCTTCAGAACTATGTCCCTTTCAACCTTTCAAAGCTTCCGCAGCTGGACATAATGGAACAGCTTTTAAACGCCCTTGGCCACAGGGTCAGTCTTGACAGCGTGGCGCAGGCCACCCTTGGATCCAGCAAGAGCGGCAGTGGGCTCGATGCCATAAAGTTTTTCAGAGAAGGGCGCATCGAAGAGTTGAAAAAATATTGCATGGATGATGTCAGAATAACGAAGGAAATATTCGAATACGGGGCAACGCATAAAGAGCTGTTTTACACCTCTAAATTTGGGAATGGGAAGAGGAGGGCAGTCGTGAACTGGTCTGTAGAACATCCTTATGAACAAACTCCTTCGGTTCAGGGTTCCCTTTTTTAAATCGAAATAACACGAGGTCCTAGATGCATGCAGAATACGATCTGATAGTTGTAGGGGGAGGAACCGCTGGGTGTTCCGCCGCAATGTTTGTCGCCAGATGCAAATGGAAAGTTCTAGTCATAGACAGGGATGGCGCTTCTGGATACCTCTCTACGCTTGCGAATGTGAGTTGTTTTCCCGGCTTTCCGGAATCGCTTAGCGGCAGCGACCTTCTTGTCAAACTCAAAAAGCAGGCTGAGCTCGAGGGCGTAAAATTTCATAGGGATGTTGTATCTGCGGTAGCCGTGAGTGAA
Coding sequences:
- a CDS encoding helicase, coding for MRKNIVVFDIETKNAFSDVGGRNNLKELGISVLGLYDYADAQYKIYEEKELTIFVERLQKSPLLVGFNSRKFDVPVLQNYVPFNLSKLPQLDIMEQLLNALGHRVSLDSVAQATLGSSKSGSGLDAIKFFREGRIEELKKYCMDDVRITKEIFEYGATHKELFYTSKFGNGKRRAVVNWSVEHPYEQTPSVQGSLF